One region of Sulfurisphaera ohwakuensis genomic DNA includes:
- a CDS encoding HEPN domain-containing protein, with amino-acid sequence MLKELEEGYTETRYGSIDYTEEDAKECLNIMEKLFN; translated from the coding sequence TTGTTAAAGGAATTAGAAGAGGGATATACTGAGACTAGGTATGGTTCGATAGATTATACTGAAGAAGATGCTAAAGAGTGTTTAAATATAATGGAGAAACTATTTAACTAA
- a CDS encoding RNA-guided endonuclease InsQ/TnpB family protein has product MPNVGFRFRAYADDQTIRALKAQLRLACEMYNTLRWADIYFYQRDGKGLTQTELRQLALDLRKQDKEYQQLYSQVVQQIADRYYDARDRFFKGLAHFPKEKKPHKYYSLVYPQSGWKILESREIRTKSRKNKKKLVLLRLSNLGVFKVIVHRDFPLDKVKRVVVKLTRSERVYVSFMVEGVGFSQFPKTGKVVAIDVGVEKLLTTSDGFYFPNLRPYEKALEKIRKLHKVLSRKEFLSKNWFKAKVKLARGYEHLKNLRQDFYMKLGKWFAQHYDVVVMEDIDVKQLVEESERKLRMRLHDVAFHELKRILEYQLEKYGKKLLLINPAYTSKMCAKCGYVKKELTLTDRVFSCPKCGWVTDRDYNACLNILKRSGWEPSLVPVELYPLPVAKSYGQGGAMKQEAPPFRAG; this is encoded by the coding sequence ATGCCCAACGTAGGGTTCCGCTTTCGTGCATATGCTGACGATCAAACAATTAGGGCGTTAAAAGCCCAGTTGAGGTTAGCATGTGAGATGTACAACACCCTACGCTGGGCAGATATCTATTTCTACCAAAGGGACGGAAAGGGTCTTACACAAACGGAGTTAAGACAGCTCGCTCTAGATCTAAGAAAGCAAGATAAGGAGTACCAACAACTCTACTCACAAGTAGTACAGCAAATTGCCGATCGTTATTACGATGCTAGGGATAGGTTCTTCAAAGGTCTAGCACACTTTCCTAAGGAGAAGAAACCCCATAAGTACTACTCTCTTGTTTACCCACAAAGTGGGTGGAAAATACTTGAGAGCAGGGAAATAAGGACTAAGAGTAGGAAGAATAAGAAGAAGCTGGTGTTATTGAGGTTATCAAATCTCGGCGTGTTTAAGGTCATTGTTCATAGGGACTTCCCGCTTGACAAAGTAAAGAGGGTGGTAGTTAAACTAACACGTTCAGAGAGAGTATATGTCTCCTTCATGGTTGAAGGTGTTGGATTCTCTCAATTCCCAAAGACTGGTAAGGTAGTTGCAATAGATGTTGGGGTAGAGAAACTCCTAACCACGAGTGATGGATTCTATTTCCCTAACTTGAGACCTTATGAGAAGGCACTTGAGAAGATAAGGAAACTCCACAAGGTTCTCTCGAGGAAGGAGTTCTTGTCGAAAAACTGGTTTAAAGCAAAAGTGAAGTTAGCTAGGGGTTATGAACACTTGAAGAACTTGAGACAAGACTTCTATATGAAGTTGGGTAAGTGGTTCGCACAACATTATGACGTTGTAGTAATGGAGGATATAGATGTTAAACAACTGGTGGAGGAGTCAGAAAGGAAGTTGAGGATGAGGTTACACGATGTTGCATTCCATGAGTTGAAGAGAATACTAGAATATCAGTTGGAAAAATATGGAAAGAAACTGTTGTTAATAAATCCAGCATATACTTCAAAGATGTGTGCCAAATGCGGGTACGTAAAGAAAGAGTTAACTTTGACTGACCGTGTGTTCAGCTGTCCTAAGTGTGGTTGGGTTACTGATCGTGACTATAACGCTTGCTTAAACATATTGAAGAGATCGGGGTGGGAGCCATCCTTAGTGCCTGTGGAGCTCTACCCTCTACCCGTAGCGAAAAGCTACGGGCAAGGTGGGGCTATGAAGCAGGAAGCTCCGCCCTTCAGGGCGGGGTAG